ACCTGCCATATCGATTAATCTCCTGCCGAGCATCTGGTATCCTCCACAAATGCCGGCAATAGAACCTCCATCGGCAGCATAGCGCACAATCCAGTCCGCCAGACCTTTTTCCTTGAAATAGCGCAAATCGCGAATCGTGCTCTTTGTGCCGGGAATGATCACCGCATCAGGTGAGCCAGCTTCCGATAGATGCCTTACCCATCTAATGTTCACGTCATCTTCATAGTAAAACGGATCAATGTCACTGAAGTTTGAAATAAATGGCGGCCGAAGCACTGCAATGTCCAGAATGCCTCCTCCAGCCCTTGGAACAGCAGCCTGAATGGATAGGGAATCCTCTGCATCGATCATATGGTCATCCAAGTAAGGAAGAACCCCGAGGACAGGAATGCCCGTCCTTTCCTCGATCCAGCGGATGCCATCCTCAAACAGCGTGATATCTCCGCGGAATTTATTAATGATAATGCCCGCAACCCGCTGTCTTTCCTGTTTGGTGAAAAGCTCCAGGGTTCCGACAATGCTGGCAAAAACACCGCCCCTGTCAATATCGGCAACCAGGATGACAGGCACATCCGCCATTTCGGCTACTTTCATATTAACAAGCTCTTTATCTTTTAAATTAATTTCAACAGGGCTGCCAGCCCCTCTATCACAAGCAGTTCGTATTGAGCATCAAGCAGACTCAGTGCCTCTCTGATGGTCTCCAGTCCCTTTTCATAAAAGGATTCCCGATAGCTTCTTCCTGATAGGGAATTGACTGCTTTTCCAAGGAGAATGACCTCCGCATTCTGAGCGGATTGAGGCTTAAGGAGAATAGGATTCATCCAGACAGCAGCTTCAGTTCTTGCCGCTTCAGCCTGAATGCCCTGTGCCCTGCCGATTTCATTTCCATCCTTTGTCACGTATGAATTATTGGACATATTCTGGGATTTAAAAGGAGCCGTACGGAAACCTTCATTGGAGAATGCCCGGCAAAGAGCCGTAGCAATCAGGCTTTTCCCGGCATCGGATGAAGTTCCCTGAATCATTATCCCTTTCATTCCGGTTCTCCTTTCATTTGTATGGGGATGCCAGCTTCAACAAGATAGGCTTCATCAGCCATATTTACTAAATTCCTGTGAAGCGTCCCAAGTATTTTTGAATATGTAATCACCAGTTCATTTTTGCCAATTGGCTCATTCAAGACTTCGTTGCTGACAACGATCAAGGCCCTGCATTTTTTGCGGATTTCTGTGATGGCCCTGAGAATATCAGATGATAGACTTTCCTGGAATTCTCTGTTCCGCCAAACATCTTCCGCTCTAAAAAGTTCATTATTCAAGAGAGTGGTCAAGCAATCGAAAAGAATAATGTCCTGATTGTTAAAGTTTCCCGAGATCTCTTCAAGTGCGGAAGGCTTCTCCCAGGTTGTCCAGCTCAAACCGCTCTTTTCCCGGTCATCCTGGTGCCTCTGAATCCGTACCTTCATCTCGGAATCGTACGCTTTTCCTGCAGCAATATACTGAAGCTTTCCTTCCGTCTTTATTGCCAGCCCGGCAGCAGTCCTCTCTGCAAAGGAGCTTTTTCCGCTCCGCACTCCACCGGAGATAAAAATCAGCGATCCTTCCGCCATTGCCGCATCGCCTCCATCAGCACATCGTTGTCTTTCGGCCCTTTAATCGCAAAGCGCAGCCATCTCCCTTCCAGACCTGGGAAATTCATTGTGTGCCTCGGGATAATTCCTTTCTCAAGCAAAAATCGAAAAAGAGGCAGCTGCACATCAAATCTCGGATCTCTCAACAAATAGAAATTAACTGAAGAAGGAGAAACCTCAAAATCCAATTGCTGATAAAATTGAACCAGCCTATCTCTCTCCTGCCGGATTAAATTCTTTGTCAGCCTGACATGCTCTTTGCTGTCCAGACACCATTCCCCTGCTTTTAAAGCGAGGGCATTTACACTCCAGTGCGGCTTTAGAGAAGCTGCTTCTTCAATTAACCTCTCACTTGCCATCATGTATCCAAGGCGCAGGCCCGGTATCGAAAACATCTTTGTCATGGAGCGCAGCACCACAACATTCGAATCCTTTTCTATGAAAGGAACGATTGATTGATAGTCGCAGGCAAAGTCATAAAAAGCTTCATCCATAATAAGCAGGCAGCTATGGGTATGACACTTCTCAATTAATTCCTTTACAATGGAAGATGGGTAAAAAATACCTGTCGGGTTATTTGGGTTGCAGAAGAAAACAACATCAGCGGCTTTCAGCCTTTCAGATAGCGCTTCCATATCGAGATCCCAGTCGCCAGGCTCCAGCTGATGATAGGAGACTGTACAATGATTAACCCGGCAGGCCTCTTCATATTCCGAAAAGGCCGGCTGAATAATCAGCACCCTTTTTCCGGCTATCATCCGGCCAATCAGGGTGATTAGCTCGGCGCCTCCATTTCCCACCAGAATCTGTGTTTCTTTTATTCCCTCTGCAGCCGCCAATTTGCTTTTTAATAGAGAAGATTGGGGATCCGGATAATCGCTAATAAATTGGAATAGACTGCCCCATCCTTCTTTTAACTCGCGGGGAGGACCAAGTGGATTGATATTGGCACTGAAATCAATTCGCTCCTCAGGCATTGGCTTATCAATTGCTTCATATAAATATTGCGGGTTAGATCCATGTGAAGGCCAAATCAAGGAACACCCCTCCTGTCCATAATAAAAGCAAGAATAAGAAAACCGTCTTGTTCATGATCGAAATGCTTTTTATGATATGTTCTTTTTCAAGCAGCACCATTGGCTTTCCCATCGTGGCTCGGTTAGAAATTACACCCTTATAAAAATTGATTCCTCCCAGCTGAACCCCCAGGAGGGCTGCAACAGCTGCTTCGCCCCAGCCGCTATTTGGGCTCGGGTGCTTTGGTGCATCTCTTAAAAGGATCCCCCATGCTTCCTCATATGGAGAATGCTCCGGCTTTTGTGTGAGCATGATGCAAACCGATGTCAGCCGGCTCGGGATCCAGTTTGCGATATCATCCACTTTGGCAGATGCCCACCCAAAATCTATATACCTTTCATTTCTATGGCCAACCATGGAATCGCAAGTATTAATGGCCCTGTAGATAAGGGCCATTGGAGCACCGCCAATCATGGCCCAAAATAATGGAGCTGTAATGCCATCACTGGTGTTTTCAGCCACTGTCTCCACGGCAGCCCTGACAATGCCTGGTTCATCCAATCGATCTGTATCCCTGCCGACAATGTATGAAAGCTTTAATCTTGCTTCTTCCATATCTCCTTCTGCCAGAGGCTCATAGACCTCCAGTGCTGCATCTTTTAAACTCTTTTGCGCAATGGCTGTGAAGATAAGAATGCCCTCTGCCAGAATGCCGGCAACCGGGTGAATTTCATAGAAGAGCTCTATGATTAAATAAGTTATACCTCCTGCTGCCAGCAGGACTATAAATAGCATGATGATCCCTTTTAATTTTCTATAGCGGCCTTTATTAAGAACTTGTTCAAGTTTATGTATCAGGGCACCCATCCATCTGACCGGATGCGGCCAGTTTGGCGGGTCTCCTATCAGCTTATCTATTATGCAGGCAAAGGTTAGAGCGATCAGGTGATTTAAAATCATCCCTTTATCCTTCTTTGCGATTTTTTTATTGCCTCAACAGTACATTCGTAGACACCTTTTCCGATTATTTTGCCAAGAGGTGTAATGGTGCCCGCATACTCCAGGTATTCTCCCTGCTGCGTGGCCGCAATCATAATACTGTCTGTCGATGTTCCGGTCGCTATCGTCCCTGTGACTGCATCCTTTACCTTCTGATCATATAAGGCTCTTGTCTTTGCCTCGGTTGCAGTCATAATGCATTGAATAAAGGCTTCCTCTGTCAGATTGCCATTAACGAAAACCCATGTATTGATTGTACCCGGAGTCAGATGATAAGAATGGGCTTCACTTTTCGAGGCATCAACAGCATTGCCGACACCTGCTGTCACGACCACATACACAGAAAAGGTTCCATCTTCATAAAATTTACTGCTATGATCTTCAACATATACAGCGGTCATCATCCCCACGGTTTCCCCGGGTTCTAAGCCGATCTCCCGGACAAAATCCGCCATCTCCGCTCTATGATCACTGCAATCATAATTCTTGCTCACATGCCGGTTTAGAAATATGCGATTCCAGCCGGTGCCCGATCCTGTTACACCTGATGACATGGTTTTCAGCGGAAATGGGGAGCGAAGGACAAGTAAGTCTTCCTTTACCTCAAGATAGGATCGATCAATTCGATTCACTGATTGGCTTTCTGCCTGAGAGCGTTTGGGCACCAAAACCATCTGAGGGGCCGGGACTCTTGGATGCGGCAGCTTCTCAATCTTCGTCCTATAGACCTCACGTATTCTGCCTTCTTTTAAAACCTCATTGGGAACGTGGTTAATATTGACTTCACCATTCTCAAGCAGCAGAAGGCGGTCACAGTACAGGCCGGCCAAATTCAAATCATGAAAAATGGAAATGACCGTCAGCCCGCAGTCTTTTGACCATACAGAAAGGAGATCAAGCAATTCTTTTTGATAGGACAAGTCCAGATGGTTAGTCGGTTCATCCAGCAATAATATTTCCGGCTCCTGGGCAAGGGCCTGGGCTAAAAACACCCTTTGTCTTTCGCCGCCGGATAATTGCTGAATATCATAATCCTGAAAATGGGAAATGCCTGTCTGCTCCATGACTCGATTGACCGCTTCTTCATCTTTGCCGGACCAGCTCTGGAACCACCCCTTTTGATGGGCATATCTGCCGAGGGAAACAGTTTCCTTTACCGTATAGGAAAAAGCCTGAGAGGAGTGCTGAGGCAGAACAGCAATAATTTTTGCAAGCTCTTTCGGTGTATACTGTGAAAGGTTCTTTCCTTTGATCAATATATCTCCTGACTTATGAGGCAGAATGCCGCTCAGCATCTTCAGTATCGTGGTTTTCCCGCTTCCGTTCGGACCCAGTATTCCGAAGAGCTCCCCTTTCTCCACTTCAAAGCTGATATTTTTCACAACCGGTGCACCGGCATATCCGCCAGTAACTTGCTGAACGCTTAGCATGATTAACCACTTCTTTCTGAACTAAGATATGCCTTCGGAACAGGCAAAAACCGCTTGTTCCTGCAAAGAAAATCCAGGGAATCCTTCCTCCTTGAATGGGTGGACGCTTGTGCCGGACAGTTATCGAGGTTC
This window of the Cytobacillus pseudoceanisediminis genome carries:
- a CDS encoding bifunctional adenosylcobinamide kinase/adenosylcobinamide-phosphate guanylyltransferase; the encoded protein is MAEGSLIFISGGVRSGKSSFAERTAAGLAIKTEGKLQYIAAGKAYDSEMKVRIQRHQDDREKSGLSWTTWEKPSALEEISGNFNNQDIILFDCLTTLLNNELFRAEDVWRNREFQESLSSDILRAITEIRKKCRALIVVSNEVLNEPIGKNELVITYSKILGTLHRNLVNMADEAYLVEAGIPIQMKGEPE
- the cobD gene encoding threonine-phosphate decarboxylase CobD, with translation MIWPSHGSNPQYLYEAIDKPMPEERIDFSANINPLGPPRELKEGWGSLFQFISDYPDPQSSLLKSKLAAAEGIKETQILVGNGGAELITLIGRMIAGKRVLIIQPAFSEYEEACRVNHCTVSYHQLEPGDWDLDMEALSERLKAADVVFFCNPNNPTGIFYPSSIVKELIEKCHTHSCLLIMDEAFYDFACDYQSIVPFIEKDSNVVVLRSMTKMFSIPGLRLGYMMASERLIEEAASLKPHWSVNALALKAGEWCLDSKEHVRLTKNLIRQERDRLVQFYQQLDFEVSPSSVNFYLLRDPRFDVQLPLFRFLLEKGIIPRHTMNFPGLEGRWLRFAIKGPKDNDVLMEAMRQWRKDR
- the cbiB gene encoding adenosylcobinamide-phosphate synthase CbiB, with amino-acid sequence MILNHLIALTFACIIDKLIGDPPNWPHPVRWMGALIHKLEQVLNKGRYRKLKGIIMLFIVLLAAGGITYLIIELFYEIHPVAGILAEGILIFTAIAQKSLKDAALEVYEPLAEGDMEEARLKLSYIVGRDTDRLDEPGIVRAAVETVAENTSDGITAPLFWAMIGGAPMALIYRAINTCDSMVGHRNERYIDFGWASAKVDDIANWIPSRLTSVCIMLTQKPEHSPYEEAWGILLRDAPKHPSPNSGWGEAAVAALLGVQLGGINFYKGVISNRATMGKPMVLLEKEHIIKSISIMNKTVFLFLLLLWTGGVFLDLAFTWI
- a CDS encoding adenosylcobinamide amidohydrolase codes for the protein MLSVQQVTGGYAGAPVVKNISFEVEKGELFGILGPNGSGKTTILKMLSGILPHKSGDILIKGKNLSQYTPKELAKIIAVLPQHSSQAFSYTVKETVSLGRYAHQKGWFQSWSGKDEEAVNRVMEQTGISHFQDYDIQQLSGGERQRVFLAQALAQEPEILLLDEPTNHLDLSYQKELLDLLSVWSKDCGLTVISIFHDLNLAGLYCDRLLLLENGEVNINHVPNEVLKEGRIREVYRTKIEKLPHPRVPAPQMVLVPKRSQAESQSVNRIDRSYLEVKEDLLVLRSPFPLKTMSSGVTGSGTGWNRIFLNRHVSKNYDCSDHRAEMADFVREIGLEPGETVGMMTAVYVEDHSSKFYEDGTFSVYVVVTAGVGNAVDASKSEAHSYHLTPGTINTWVFVNGNLTEEAFIQCIMTATEAKTRALYDQKVKDAVTGTIATGTSTDSIMIAATQQGEYLEYAGTITPLGKIIGKGVYECTVEAIKKSQRRIKG